From the genome of Fusarium fujikuroi IMI 58289 draft genome, chromosome FFUJ_chr06:
TACCTACTTCGCTATGTCTAGTCTGGTTCCCCTGTTACCTGGCCCTGCTAGGCCAGTGGAGACCCAGACCACCACGCCTGTGACCCAAACAAATATCGTTCTGCGGAAGCGACTCCGGCCTGTGTCTGCAGCCTGTGATGAATGTCGCAAGCGGAAGTTAAAAGTATTCTTGCCTCTATCAATGCGAGAGCTCGGCTGATATATGCAGTGCAATGTTCCGTGGCCGTGCGAGCCATGTGTACTCCGCAACTCTGAATGTCAGTTTGGTCAAAAACCCGACATTCAGATGCTTTATCGGGCACTGCAACGTAAGTTCACCGAGATGAATGGTGATAAGGATCGTCTTGATTCTATTGTTACGATGATGCGCGAGAAGCCCGAGGATATAGCACTCGCTATCTTCAGGCGGGTTCGAACAGGAGCTGATCTAGAGGCTATCTTGAACTCAGTGGAGGGCGGGGATCTACTGATGCAGTTGCACCTAGCCCCTTCATCCCAGTTCCACTACACACTCCCAAACCGGTGTGCGTTGCCTGGTATCTTCGCCAAAACGAAGAGTGTATACATGGACTCCTTGGCCTTCGAGGCGCCATACTTTAGCCCGGAGTCTCCACAGACGTTTGATGCACGTTTGATCTCGTATTTAGAGGCCCCAAAGTACATGCCATACTACTCTGCGAGACTAGTCGAACCATTGCTGGATTGCGCTACGATCTCTCGCTGGACGAATGTGTGCACGGATGAGCCTTTGCTGCACAGTCTCATGGAAGCTTACTTCCTGCACATATATTCGGCGTTCCCATTCTTCCACAAAGAGTGTTTCTTACGCGGTCTTGGCTCTGTATCTCGTCATTTCTGCTCCAGCCTTCTCGTCAATGCTATCTTAGCTCATGCTTGTCACGCTACCCCCATGGTTGCGCACCGCAACGAGCATTGGAATCCACAGACTCTTGGCTACATGTTCCTCGCCGAGGCCCGGCGTTTATTGGAACTTGAAACAGGTCGACCAAAAATCACAACAATCCAGGCCATGCTCGTGATGAACATTACCATGAACGAtcatggtgttgaaggcGCCGCATACCAATATTTAACCAAGGCCGTGGCTCTCGCATATCTCATGGGTTTATTCAACTCGGCTAGTGAA
Proteins encoded in this window:
- a CDS encoding related to nitrate assimilation regulatory protein nirA — encoded protein: MSSLVPLLPGPARPVETQTTTPVTQTNIVLRKRLRPVSAACDECRKRKLKCNVPWPCEPCVLRNSECQFGQKPDIQMLYRALQRKFTEMNGDKDRLDSIVTMMREKPEDIALAIFRRVRTGADLEAILNSVEGGDLLMQLHLAPSSQFHYTLPNRCALPGIFAKTKSVYMDSLAFEAPYFSPESPQTFDARLISYLEAPKYMPYYSARLVEPLLDCATISRWTNVCTDEPLLHSLMEAYFLHIYSAFPFFHKECFLRGLGSVSRHFCSSLLVNAILAHACHATPMVAHRNEHWNPQTLGYMFLAEARRLLELETGRPKITTIQAMLVMNITMNDHGVEGAAYQYLTKAVALAYLMGLFNSASEQEADQDVKVVFEVTAWALFAWQGIMSSMLQQSPLVKQPPQTPHPAEFPFWYGDIQLRYPSSQEPVSTKYHQAFKAYLEFWTIFNDIGLFLFRPVQVRSLYLGQAVEFYVRLRSWFDGLPDDLYPGKIVLPFQLKLHIQYWALVTDLFKPFTGWDDPTKSLGQTPSEIYADARRNQELLLRIYYLRHGTETHDSWLSMFLPRLGFLALQEVASSSDDGDSLATLILALTSLDNQGKCYFKAEFTLRTICAQMCSRDLETFKQFATFQDLDVPQAIASRLGLIKSSWPVNMDFTKEERKNIRDVAVEAIGMNLMDDE